A window from Apteryx mantelli isolate bAptMan1 chromosome 15, bAptMan1.hap1, whole genome shotgun sequence encodes these proteins:
- the ALPK3 gene encoding alpha-protein kinase 3, translating into MGSPRRALGQSYAGNGLLSPRRPGSVEGAEEAESAAWASRPDRRSYLLSIRPENSLSSSRFSLSSLGRSTFCAIISQLTEETQPLFETTIKSRSVSEDSDAKFTCIVTGYPQPEVTWYKDDEEMDRYCGLPKYEIFRHGNRHTLQLYKCREEDAGIYQASARNNKGIVSCSGVLEVGTMTEFKIHQKWFAKIKRKAEEKLREIEQGKKRGKENVEVEKLQRMSPDRLQRKRRLTRDLNFRSGTSSWEKEDAAKVHVADSQSRLHEDIAEPKEPSVNAMTGFSNKLITPLKAEVTANGDVSLESGEENGNSFLAYIYETVEDLKAKPTAKDSAAKKKKKVVEPPAAKQEVSKKEESGREKVNPSSNPRFAPPVPSRRNTRLRVASDQEVENIPKIKESGKPMNQDTKTNAYQQGLPPSKGDMHFSLKEMYFNNQMKPAVGKEEAGATEAVNETVLQPMGTSRQAESTSSPSKVSKAGHASSEGQKGQHKELKLEGNKAADLQVAVTVGQSASNLKHPVSGPMVDTDQQANKCEEVRKEMPIFQETRGSGKRTNPRLRPQEPPRPPARTPDHSQPSKEHPPSWKQAEGHSQTLEGGETQQGLANQENKSQVEKETLLNKSSAPVPGSNIPLEQSAHLMAIKHGESKEAGAQLPESQPQAEAKVSCAAEPSPGAAGREVGGTPLVPQETEMPAPVSVQPSKEEPLPAPAAGMSALQEVPTAAHSTPGKEAAAGGILSGARLLPDVSKEMEIKKVDESALQKFPVRSSGEESAKPVPVGPQRKEGGEQRTAAPSQEPAAPSGTSEGSTEVQPQVPLVLPSPERPQEMSLEEKMQHKNLVSSLKNYLLLLLKMSDSSKDVMKHDTDPNEEEQPAVEEAALPEIGIAGLSPRTSRRVLEKVQNNQLFQTAENLLLTPRTSRRITGMINEEFVTSKEMLACRPVPPKRHTRAAPEVEGPLQLSVPSIVVGSMPAAGAGQPPNISDLHPASSEKESPADPLAMLPCATPEELASGARRKIYLPKTKQMGEEEDATSESQGHMKSPTVSPQQSRKNATLLQTPVLALSPPAEQRSPTLVRKMATLEVPKLYEKPTGDGSSDREVPEDAKPEVQLAESKKENNPFKAPQVIRKIRAEQFSDASGNLKLWCQFFNILSDSKLMWYKDEIPVAETRRSAGDEGQAALAIVQASQKDCGVYQCVISNEYGTDSTDFLLSPEVLSGFILREEIEVGEEIEMTPMVFAKGLADSGYWGDKFFGRVVSEDMEVGAGFLRKACRARAIYGLEPVFESGRTCVIKVHNFIVFGTKNENSLIEKNYDITIQECKIQNSSREYCKIFAAEARAVPDFGAVPEIIPLYLIYRPANNVPYATVEEDLGGPCEQYCVTERDGSLVARGTSEIVLKCCTFQHWVYQWTNGNMLVTDMEGVGWKMTNVRIATNLKGYQGLKESCFPSLLEQFTATHQCNHYCAILGLKTLEPAKPKGSKSPSTGRKSAQSSPQLPKKGLASPQGTRKAAVSPKSSRKAGESAEAQGASKLRSGESGQSGHPQ; encoded by the exons CTTATCAAGCAGCAGATTCTCTCTCTCCAGTTTAGGAAG GAGCACCTTCTGCGCAATCATTTCTCAGCTGACGGAGGAAACCCAGCCACTATTTGAAACCACTATCAAATCCCGTTCTGTGTCCGAGGATTCTGATGCTAAATTCACGTGCATAGTGACAG GATACCCACAGCCAGAAGTGACCTGGTATAAGGATGATGAAGAGATGGACCGCTACTGTGGTTTACCCAAGTATGAGATTTTCCGTCATGGAAATCGCCACACCCTGCAGCTGTATAA GTGCAGAGAGGAAGATGCAGGCATTTACCAGGCCTCAGCTAGAAATAACAAAGGCATTGTATCATGCTCTGGTGTGCTGGAAGTGGGAACCATGACGGAGTTCAAAATCCATCAGAAGTGGTTTGCCAAAATTAAGAGAAAAGCTGAGGAAAAACTGCGAGAGATAGAACAGGGCAAGAAACGAGGGAAAGAAAATGTGGAGGTGGAGAAGTTGCAGAGGATGAGCCCCGATCGGCTCCAGAGAAAGCGGAGGCTGACTAGGGATCTGAATTTCCGGTCAGGAACCTCCTCATGGGAGAAAGAGGATGCGGCAAAAGTACATGTTGCTGATTCTCAGTCCAGATTGCATGAGGATATTGCTGAGCCAAAGGAACCATCTGTAAATGCAATGACTGGCTTTTCAAACAAATTGATAACGCCTTTGAAAGCAGAAGTGACCGCCAATGGAGATGTCTCTCTGGAAAGTGGGGAGGAGAATGGGAACAGCTTTCTTGCATACATCTATGAGACAGTGGAGGACCTAAAAGCCAAGCCCACGGCCAAAGACTCTGctgctaaaaagaaaaagaaggtggtGGAACCTCCAGCAGCAAAACAGGAAGtgtcaaagaaagaagaaagtggaAGAGAGAAGGTGAACCCCTCATCAAATCCAAGGTTTGCCCCTCCTGTCCCCTCACGCAGGAACACACGTTTGAGGGTAGCAAGTGATCAAGAGGtggaaaatattccaaaaatcaaaGAATCTGGAAAACCTATGAATCAGGACACTAAAACTAATGCGTATCAACAGGGCTTGCCACCTTCCAAGGGTGACATGCACTTCTCTTTGAAAGAGATGTATTTCAATAATCAAATGAAACCCGCagtgggaaaggaagaggcaggagcTACAGAAGCTGTGAACGAGACTGTGCTGCAGCCCATGGGCACCAGCAGACAGGCAGAGAGTACTTCATCTCCCTCAAAAGTGTCAAAGGCAGGACATGCCTCATCTGAGGGACAGAAAGGCCAGCATAAAGAACTGAAGTTGGAGGGAAACAAAGCCGCTGATCTGCAG GTTGCAGTAACAGTGGGACAGTCTGCTAGTAACTTAAAACATCCAGTGTCTGGTCCAATGGTAGACACTGATCAGCAAGCGAACAAGTGTGAGGAGGTCAGGAAAGAGATGCCCATCTTCCAGGAGACCAGGGGGTCTGGAAAAAGGACGAACCCTAGGCTGAGGCCTCAGGAACCACCAAGGCCACCAGCACGTACTCCTGACCACTCACAACCTAGCAAGGAGCACCCTCCCTCTTGGAAACAAGCAGAAGGACATTCCCAGACTCTTGAAGGTGGAGAGACCCAACAAGGACTGGCAAACCAAGAGAACAAGAGCCAAGTTGAAAAAGAGACATTGCTAAACAAATCGAGTGCTCCAGTGCCTGGAAGTAATATTCCTCTTGAGCAAAGTGCCCATCTGATGGCAATAAAGCATGGGgagagcaaagaggcaggagcacagctccctgaGAGCCAGCCCCAGGCAGAGGCAAAAGTGAGCTGTGCAGCAGAGCCGTCTCctggggctgcaggcagggaggtgGGAGGGACGCCTTTGGTGCCTCAGGAGACTGAAATGCCAGCTCCTGTTTCAGTCCAACCTTCCAAGGAAGAGCCGCTTCCTGCTCCTGCAGCGGGGATGTCAGCACTTCAGGAAGTACCGACTGCCGCTCACAGCACCCCAGggaaagaggctgcagcagggGGAATCCTATCTGGAGCCCGGTTGCTGCCAGATGTGAGCAAAGAAATGGAAATCAAAAAGGTAGATGAATCTGCCTTGCAGAAGTTTCCAGTGAGGTCTTCAGGGGAGGAGAGTGCCAAACCGGTGCCTGTGGGACctcaaagaaaggaaggaggggagCAAAGAACTGCAGCTCCAAGCCAGgagccagcagcaccttcagGCACTTCTGAAGGAAGCACTGAGGTCCAGCCACAAGTACCGCTGGTTCTGCCAAGTCCTGAGAGACCTCAGGAGATGTCTTTGGAGGAGAAGATGCAGCACAAAAACCTTGTGTCTTCCTTGAAAAACTATCtactgctgcttttaaaaatgtcagaTAGCAGTAAGGATGTCATGAAACATGACACTGACCCCAATGAAGAGGAGCAGCCTGCTGTGGAGGAAGCAGCACTCCCAGAAATTGGTATTGCAGGCCTGAGCCCCCGAACCTCAAGGAGAGTTTTGGAGAAGGTACAAAACAATCAGCTCTTCCAGACAGCAGAAAACTTGCTTCTGACTCCGAGGACATCCAGGAGGATCACGGGTATGATCAATGAGGAATTCGTTACCAGCAAGGAGATGCTGGCTTGCAGGCCTGTGCCACCAAAGAGACATACCAGGGCAGCTCCTGAGGTGGAGGGGCCACTCCAACTCTCTGTGCCCTCTATTGTGGTGGGCagcatgccagcagcaggagcagggcagccTCCTAATATTTCTGATCTGCATCCAGCAAGCAGTGAGAAAGAGAGCCCTGCTGACCCTCTTGCGATGCTACCTTGTGCTACCCCAGAGGAGCTTGCTTCTGGGGCGCGACGCAAAATATACCTGCCAAAAACCAAGCAgatgggggaggaagaggatgcAACCTCAGAGAGCCAAGGGCATATGAAAAGTCCTACTGTTTCGCCACAGCAATCCAGGAAGAATGCAACCCTATTGCAAACCCCTGTCCTGGCTCTGTCCCCTCCTGCAGAGCAGCGTTCACCAACCCTCGTGAGAAAGATGGCCACACTGGAGGTCCCTAAGCTGTATGAGAAGCCCACAGGTGATGGTAGTAGTGACCGTGAAGTTCCTGAAGATGCTAAGCCAGAAGTACAACTGGCAGAgtccaagaaagaaaataacccaTTTAAAG CTCCACAGGTGATTCGTAAGATCAGGGCAGAACAATTTTCCGATGCATCAGGAAACCTGAAACTTTGGTGCCAGTTCTTCAATATTTTGAGCGATTCTAAGCTGATGTGGTACAAGGACGAGATCCCTGTAGCAGAAACCCGAAGGAG tgcTGGTGACGAGGGCCAGGCAGCCTTGGCTATTGTGCAGGCATCCCAGAAGGACTGCGGGGTCTACCAGTGTGTGATAAGCAATGAGTACGGCACTGACTCCACCGATTTTCTGCTCAGCCCAGAAG TGCTGTCAGGATTTATCTTGCGGGAAGAGATCGAAG TTGGTGAGGAGATCGAGATGACGCCCATGGTGTTTGCGAAAGGCTTGGCTGACTCGGGCTACTGGGGGGACAAGTTCTTCGGGCGTGTTGTGAGCGAGGACATGGAAGTGGGTGCTGGCTTCCTGCGCAAAGCCTGCCGCGCCAGGGCCATCTACGGCCTGGAGCCTGTCTTTGAGTCTGGCCGGACCTGCGTCATCAAAGTGCACAATTTCATTGTCTTTGGGACCAAGAACGAGAACAGCCTCATCGAGAAGAACTACGATATCACCATCCAg GAATGTAAAATCCAGAACTCCAGCCGAGAGTACTGCAAGATCTTTGCTGCTGAGGCACGAGCCGTCCCTGATTTTGGAGCAGTGCCTGA gATAATTCCTTTGTACCTGATTTACCGACCGGCTAACAACGTCCCTTATGCCACGGTGGAGGAGGATCTGGGGGGCCCCTGCGAGCAGTACTGTGTTACCGAGAGAGATGGCAGCCTGGTGGCAAGGGGCACCTCGGAGATTGTGCTCAAGTGCTGCACCTTCCAGCACTGGGTCTACCAGTGGACGAACGGAAACATGCTTGTGACTGACATGGAAG GAGTGGGATGGAAGATGACCAACGTGAGGATAGCTACCAATCTGAAAGG GTACCAGGGGCTGAAGGAAAGCTGCTTTCCATCCCTGTTGGAGCAATTCACAGCTACTCACCAGTGTAACCACTACT